The following are encoded together in the Acidobacteriota bacterium genome:
- a CDS encoding DUF5916 domain-containing protein: MDGVLDEAAWDQASVAADFTAREPEDDRPAAQQTEFSVVYTEDVLYFGIRAFDSEPEAIVAKELQRDSDHGRNDDSLAIVLDTFHDQRNSVTFEVNPLGARTDSLVTDEGKNQNIEWNGVWRATARRTANGWQAEVAIPFSTLRFDPAASTWGLNVRRVVRRTNEESNWAPIGREIGPRAVSRMYAAHWVSLAGDLTGISGVKPGRRLDVKPFVLASAAETPSVPASGTLDDIDGGIDLKWGLTKSLTLDLTYNTDFAQVEVDQQQVNLTRFSLFFPEKREFFLENAGIFEFGPPSPGGGNQPPLMKAFFSRRIGLDRGEEVPIDVGARLTGRAGAWNLGLLTVGTEALAMGDRPATAAAQHSVFRLKRDLGERSSVGMIYTELDPRAGEGNRLYGVDLDYKPNRQSQFYLFGAASEDEGRSGDTGALGTGWAYTTRTVRASVDLTEAQGDFNPGSGFLLRRDFRRYNPRVRWEPRVNRGAVRSVLFEAELDYFERESLGSVESRRLLLAPIGMRTTGDDRFRLALVDEIEQLFEPFEIRPGIVIPAGLYRFNSIFLRGFSNQGRRLAWRGNINVGEFFGGDRRSYVLSSFVRLSRHLLTEFQWNYNDIMLPQGDFTATIYTVRLDAAFSPDLRLNTLAQYNEAAQLAGINVRFNWIYKPGANLFVVYNHNWDAPTFSARETARRELIVKFNYLWQP; the protein is encoded by the coding sequence GTGGACGGCGTCCTCGACGAGGCCGCCTGGGACCAGGCCTCCGTCGCCGCCGACTTCACCGCCCGCGAGCCTGAGGACGATCGCCCGGCCGCGCAGCAGACCGAGTTCTCGGTGGTCTACACGGAGGACGTCCTCTACTTCGGGATTCGTGCTTTCGACTCGGAGCCTGAGGCGATCGTCGCCAAGGAACTCCAGCGCGATTCCGACCACGGACGCAACGACGACTCCCTGGCGATCGTGCTCGACACCTTCCACGACCAGCGCAACAGCGTCACCTTCGAGGTCAATCCGCTCGGCGCCCGGACCGACTCATTGGTCACCGACGAAGGCAAGAACCAGAACATCGAGTGGAACGGAGTCTGGAGAGCCACGGCCCGGAGGACGGCGAACGGCTGGCAGGCCGAGGTCGCGATCCCCTTCTCGACCCTGCGATTCGACCCGGCGGCGAGCACATGGGGCCTCAACGTCCGCCGGGTCGTGCGCCGGACAAACGAAGAGAGCAACTGGGCGCCGATCGGACGGGAGATCGGCCCGCGCGCCGTCAGCCGCATGTACGCGGCGCACTGGGTCTCGCTGGCAGGCGACCTCACCGGGATCTCGGGTGTCAAGCCGGGAAGACGCCTGGACGTCAAGCCGTTCGTCCTGGCCTCCGCCGCGGAAACGCCGAGCGTTCCGGCAAGCGGGACGCTCGACGACATCGACGGCGGCATCGACCTGAAGTGGGGACTGACGAAGTCGCTGACGCTCGATCTCACCTACAACACCGACTTCGCGCAGGTGGAAGTCGACCAGCAGCAGGTCAACCTCACCCGCTTCTCGCTCTTCTTTCCCGAGAAGCGGGAGTTCTTCCTGGAGAACGCGGGCATCTTCGAGTTCGGTCCGCCAAGTCCGGGAGGAGGAAACCAGCCGCCCCTGATGAAGGCCTTCTTCTCGAGGCGGATCGGCCTGGACCGCGGCGAGGAGGTTCCCATCGACGTCGGCGCCCGCCTGACCGGCCGGGCCGGCGCCTGGAACCTCGGCCTGCTCACCGTGGGAACCGAGGCTCTGGCGATGGGAGATCGGCCGGCAACGGCCGCCGCCCAACACAGCGTCTTCCGGCTCAAGCGCGATCTCGGTGAGCGGTCGAGCGTCGGCATGATCTACACCGAACTCGACCCGCGCGCCGGCGAAGGCAACCGGCTCTACGGCGTCGATCTCGACTACAAGCCGAACCGGCAGTCCCAGTTCTACCTGTTCGGCGCCGCCAGTGAGGACGAAGGTCGAAGCGGAGACACCGGCGCCCTCGGCACCGGCTGGGCCTACACGACGCGCACCGTCCGCGCCAGCGTCGATCTGACCGAGGCCCAGGGCGACTTCAACCCCGGTTCGGGTTTCCTCCTGCGCCGGGATTTCCGGCGCTACAACCCGAGGGTGCGCTGGGAACCACGAGTGAACCGCGGTGCCGTCCGCAGCGTGTTGTTCGAAGCGGAACTCGACTACTTCGAGCGCGAGAGCCTGGGCAGCGTGGAGAGCCGCAGGCTCCTCCTGGCGCCGATCGGCATGCGCACCACCGGCGACGACCGGTTTCGCCTGGCCTTGGTCGACGAGATCGAGCAGCTCTTCGAGCCGTTCGAGATTCGTCCTGGCATCGTGATCCCGGCCGGCCTCTACCGCTTCAACTCGATCTTCCTGCGCGGCTTCTCGAACCAGGGACGGCGCCTGGCCTGGCGCGGCAACATCAACGTCGGTGAGTTCTTCGGCGGCGACCGCCGGAGCTACGTCCTGTCGAGCTTCGTCCGCCTGTCGCGCCACCTGCTGACCGAGTTCCAGTGGAACTACAACGACATCATGCTGCCTCAGGGCGACTTCACCGCCACGATCTACACCGTCCGCCTCGACGCCGCCTTCAGTCCGGACCTGCGCCTCAACACGCTCGCCCAGTACAACGAAGCGGCGCAGCTCGCCGGGATCAACGTGCGCTTCAACTGGATCTACAAGCCCGGCGCCAACCTCTTCGTCGTCTACAACCACAACTGGGACGCGCCGACCTTCAGCGCCAGGGAAACGGCGCGGCGCGAGTTGATCGTCAAGTTCAACTACCTCTGGCAGCCCTAG
- a CDS encoding crotonase/enoyl-CoA hydratase family protein produces the protein MAPEPHDRATCQELEDGVLTITLNRPERLNAFNGQMMAEMMDTFDRADTDDNVRAIIITGEGRGFCAGADLSSGGDTFARSNADLDDYRDGGGVLSLRIYDLRKPIIAAINGPAVGVGITMTLPMDVRLASTEARMGFVFVRRGMVPEACSSYFLPRLVGMGRASEWTLTGRVFPASEAFEAGLVSRVLPPDELLPAARELASEIAANTSPVSVAITRHMLWKALDAESPMAAHRVESKGIYTRGRSADAREGVTSFLEKRPAEFPLKVSADMPSYFPWWEDEPF, from the coding sequence ATGGCCCCTGAACCGCACGACCGCGCGACCTGCCAGGAACTCGAGGACGGCGTCCTCACGATCACGCTGAACCGGCCCGAGCGTCTCAACGCCTTCAATGGCCAGATGATGGCGGAGATGATGGACACCTTCGACCGCGCGGACACGGACGACAACGTCCGCGCCATCATCATCACCGGCGAAGGGCGGGGCTTCTGCGCCGGTGCCGATCTGTCCTCCGGCGGCGACACCTTCGCCCGTTCCAACGCCGACCTCGACGACTACCGGGACGGCGGCGGCGTACTGTCGCTGCGGATCTACGACCTACGCAAACCGATCATCGCCGCGATCAACGGCCCGGCGGTCGGCGTCGGCATCACGATGACGTTGCCGATGGACGTCCGTCTCGCCTCGACGGAGGCGCGGATGGGCTTCGTCTTCGTGCGCCGGGGCATGGTGCCCGAGGCCTGTAGCAGCTACTTCCTGCCCCGCCTCGTCGGCATGGGCAGAGCCTCCGAGTGGACGCTGACAGGCCGCGTCTTCCCGGCCTCGGAAGCGTTCGAGGCGGGACTCGTCAGTCGCGTCCTGCCGCCGGACGAGCTGCTACCTGCCGCCCGTGAGCTGGCGAGCGAGATCGCGGCCAATACCTCGCCCGTTTCGGTCGCGATCACCCGGCACATGCTGTGGAAGGCCCTCGACGCCGAGTCGCCGATGGCCGCGCACCGGGTGGAATCGAAGGGCATCTACACTCGCGGCCGGAGCGCCGACGCCAGGGAGGGCGTCACATCCTTCCTCGAGAAGCGACCCGCCGAGTTCCCCTTGAAGGTGAGCGCGGACATGCCGTCCTACTTCCCCTGGTGGGAGGACGAGCCGTTCTAG
- the rpmB gene encoding 50S ribosomal protein L28, which translates to MPRVCRITGKKPLSGHNISHAHNVTNKWQRPNIQTKRLYVPELKRTLKLKVSTRALRTIDRKGLMPYLKSRGLTLRDIT; encoded by the coding sequence ATGCCTAGAGTCTGCCGGATCACCGGCAAGAAGCCGCTCAGCGGCCACAACATCTCGCACGCGCACAACGTCACGAACAAGTGGCAGCGCCCGAACATCCAGACCAAGCGGCTGTACGTGCCCGAGTTGAAGCGGACGCTGAAGCTCAAGGTGTCGACCCGCGCGTTGCGCACGATCGACAGGAAGGGCCTGATGCCCTACTTGAAGAGCCGCGGTCTGACGCTGCGCGACATCACGTAG
- a CDS encoding SPFH domain-containing protein — MDLIILILSALAAVLILIFSLSSRYRRCPSDRILVVYGKIGGTGSAKCYHGGAAFIIPILQAHQFLDLEPMTMDINLTGALSKQNIRVNCPSTFTVGISTEAGVMENAAERLLGMQMERVSALARDIIFGQMRVVLATMPIEEINADRDKLIENISNGVEVELKKVGLRLINVNIQDITDESGYIDALGKEAAARAINEAKVKVAEQERDGEVGAAAAERDRRIQVAEARATAQEGENESAVRVAQSDSQRRKEEAEAERDASAAEKVKAAQALQEAYAAQQESEVARASREQATQRADVVIPAEIKKEEIATLAEAEAERNRRLKRGEADGIRSLTDADADRIQRLQEAEAAGIEAVLKKKAEGFDQIVDAIGGADNAALLLATEQLPKLVEEQVKAIAGLQIDNVTVWDSGRGENGKTATADFVSGLVGSLPPLHELTKNVGIKLPEYLGAREGDEETEAPSAQPQDEPPADPAP, encoded by the coding sequence GTGGACCTGATCATCCTCATCCTGTCCGCCCTTGCGGCGGTGCTCATCCTCATCTTCTCTCTCTCGAGCCGGTACCGGCGTTGCCCGTCGGATCGCATCCTCGTGGTCTACGGCAAGATCGGCGGCACCGGTTCGGCGAAGTGCTACCACGGCGGCGCCGCGTTCATCATCCCGATCCTGCAGGCCCACCAGTTCCTCGATCTCGAGCCGATGACGATGGACATCAACCTGACCGGAGCGCTCTCGAAGCAGAACATCCGCGTCAACTGCCCGTCGACGTTCACGGTCGGCATCTCGACGGAAGCCGGGGTGATGGAGAACGCGGCCGAGCGCCTGCTGGGTATGCAGATGGAGCGCGTCTCCGCGCTCGCCCGCGACATCATTTTCGGTCAGATGCGCGTGGTCCTGGCGACGATGCCCATCGAGGAGATCAACGCGGACCGCGACAAGCTGATCGAGAACATCTCGAACGGCGTCGAGGTCGAGCTGAAGAAGGTCGGCCTGCGACTGATCAACGTGAACATCCAGGACATCACGGACGAGTCCGGCTACATCGACGCGCTCGGCAAGGAGGCCGCGGCGCGGGCGATCAACGAGGCGAAGGTCAAGGTCGCCGAGCAGGAGCGCGACGGCGAGGTCGGCGCGGCGGCCGCCGAGCGCGACCGGCGCATCCAGGTCGCCGAGGCCAGGGCGACGGCTCAGGAAGGCGAGAACGAGTCCGCGGTGCGCGTGGCCCAGTCCGACTCCCAGCGGCGAAAGGAAGAGGCAGAGGCCGAGCGCGACGCCTCCGCCGCGGAGAAGGTCAAGGCCGCCCAGGCCCTGCAGGAGGCCTACGCGGCGCAGCAGGAGTCCGAGGTCGCGCGCGCCAGCCGCGAGCAGGCGACCCAGCGGGCGGACGTCGTCATCCCGGCCGAGATCAAGAAGGAAGAGATCGCCACCCTGGCCGAGGCCGAGGCCGAGCGCAACCGCCGCCTGAAGCGAGGCGAGGCGGACGGCATCCGGTCGCTGACCGACGCCGACGCAGACCGGATTCAGCGCCTCCAGGAAGCCGAAGCGGCAGGCATCGAGGCGGTGCTCAAGAAGAAGGCCGAAGGCTTCGACCAGATCGTCGACGCGATCGGCGGCGCCGACAACGCGGCGCTGCTACTGGCGACCGAGCAGCTGCCGAAGCTGGTCGAGGAGCAGGTCAAGGCGATCGCCGGCCTCCAGATCGACAACGTGACCGTCTGGGATTCGGGGCGCGGCGAGAACGGCAAGACGGCCACCGCGGACTTCGTCTCCGGCCTGGTCGGCTCCCTGCCGCCGCTGCACGAACTGACGAAGAACGTCGGCATCAAGCTGCCGGAGTACCTGGGCGCCCGTGAAGGCGACGAGGAAACCGAGGCGCCCTCTGCCCAACCGCAAGACGAACCGCCCGCCGATCCCGCGCCCTGA
- a CDS encoding thiamine pyrophosphate-binding protein — translation MNELVYRFLRNDLSRRGFIQALTALGLTGTIAESTANAAAAATNADPESGSHTANGTGGELMVEQMEAAGVRFLFTNPGSFEVGLFDAFLDRPKMQLIMGLHEGIVIAMADGYHKASGEPALVNVHVIAGTAQSAGQLYNSSRDGSALIVTAGLLDNEMQDDNLLLGPRPGFDQKDVNRQFTKMSWETRDAGSIPVMLRRAFKVATTAPGGPTYLALANHALEAKGVSAAIHDRASFIIPDDIPARDEDIEAVARTLIEAEAPIIHVGDEVSKAGAQQAVLELAELLRVPVADVNWPFHSFPRMHPLYAGGYNSRDRDFVLRIGVGDIGGTAAAAPDAEGSRSAWIGLNTGAIGGDRPFGRAVVANTKLAAEALVEAVESLTTEERRKKIRSSRPENARRQPQLDPANVGNSPIHADELGHVLETELDPNAIIVSENLSGSNQFFSTGHRDNEKTWLATSGAGLGWGIGAATGAKLGQPDRQVVCNIGDGSVMYSAAGFWSQARYGVPVLTVVTNNRNYQTVRFAYARYDGRMKAANRYTGMHLGDPDIDFSGLARSQGVDGVTVESVANLRPAIRRGIEVTRAGEPFLVDVVVDRKGDGGDSTWHQEFSLADQRTKTV, via the coding sequence GTGAACGAACTGGTCTACCGCTTCCTCCGCAACGATCTCTCGCGTCGCGGGTTCATCCAGGCGCTGACCGCGCTGGGGCTCACCGGCACGATCGCCGAGTCCACCGCCAACGCGGCGGCTGCCGCGACCAACGCCGACCCGGAATCGGGCAGCCATACGGCCAACGGCACCGGCGGTGAACTGATGGTCGAACAGATGGAGGCGGCAGGCGTCCGCTTCCTGTTCACCAACCCCGGGTCCTTCGAGGTCGGCCTCTTCGACGCCTTCCTCGACCGGCCGAAGATGCAGCTCATCATGGGCCTGCACGAGGGCATCGTCATCGCGATGGCCGACGGCTACCACAAGGCCTCCGGCGAACCGGCTCTCGTCAACGTCCACGTGATCGCCGGCACCGCGCAGTCGGCCGGTCAGCTCTACAACTCCAGCCGCGACGGCTCGGCTCTGATCGTGACCGCCGGCCTGCTCGACAACGAGATGCAGGACGACAACCTGCTGCTGGGGCCCAGGCCCGGCTTCGACCAGAAGGACGTGAACCGGCAGTTCACGAAGATGTCCTGGGAGACGCGGGATGCGGGGTCCATTCCGGTGATGCTCCGGCGCGCCTTCAAGGTCGCGACCACGGCCCCCGGCGGCCCGACCTACCTCGCTCTGGCCAACCACGCCCTGGAGGCCAAGGGGGTCAGCGCCGCGATTCACGACCGGGCCTCCTTCATCATCCCGGACGACATCCCGGCCCGCGACGAGGACATCGAGGCGGTCGCGCGGACGCTGATCGAAGCCGAGGCGCCCATCATCCACGTCGGCGACGAAGTGAGCAAAGCCGGAGCCCAGCAGGCCGTGCTCGAACTCGCCGAGTTGCTGCGCGTACCCGTGGCCGACGTGAACTGGCCGTTCCACAGCTTCCCGCGGATGCACCCGCTCTACGCCGGCGGTTACAACAGCCGCGACCGGGACTTCGTGCTCCGCATCGGCGTCGGCGACATCGGCGGCACCGCCGCCGCCGCGCCCGACGCCGAGGGTTCCAGGAGCGCCTGGATCGGCCTGAATACGGGAGCGATCGGCGGCGACCGTCCGTTCGGCCGCGCCGTCGTGGCGAACACGAAGCTCGCCGCCGAAGCCCTGGTGGAGGCGGTCGAGTCGCTGACCACCGAAGAGCGCCGCAAGAAGATCCGCTCGTCGAGGCCCGAGAACGCTCGCCGGCAGCCCCAGCTCGACCCGGCAAACGTCGGCAACAGCCCGATCCACGCCGACGAGCTCGGGCACGTCCTCGAAACGGAGCTCGACCCGAACGCGATCATCGTCAGTGAGAACCTGAGCGGCTCGAATCAGTTCTTCTCCACCGGCCACCGGGACAACGAGAAGACCTGGCTCGCCACTTCCGGCGCCGGCCTCGGTTGGGGCATCGGCGCCGCGACCGGCGCCAAGCTCGGTCAGCCCGACCGCCAGGTGGTCTGCAACATTGGCGACGGCTCGGTCATGTACAGCGCCGCCGGTTTCTGGTCCCAGGCCCGCTACGGCGTGCCGGTGCTGACCGTGGTCACGAACAACCGGAACTACCAGACCGTCCGCTTCGCCTACGCCCGCTACGACGGCAGGATGAAGGCGGCCAACCGCTACACGGGAATGCACCTCGGCGACCCGGACATCGACTTCTCCGGACTCGCCCGGAGCCAGGGCGTCGACGGCGTGACGGTCGAGTCGGTGGCCAATCTCCGACCGGCCATTCGCCGCGGCATCGAAGTCACGCGCGCCGGCGAGCCGTTCCTCGTCGACGTGGTCGTCGACCGCAAGGGCGACGGCGGCGACTCCACCTGGCACCAGGAGTTCAGCCTGGCCGACCAGCGGACGAAGACGGTCTAG
- a CDS encoding MFS transporter translates to MASWCLYDWANSAFTTLVVTFIYATYFTQTFAENADRGTVLWSRGVTTSSLIIALVSPVLGAMADRGGHRRRFLAAATLISVGATAWLTFVVPGSGNAVLAALVLFVVANIGFEVGMVFYNAFLPQVSTPATIGRISGIGWGIGYAGGLVSLVLALLGLVGLGDAQPWVSLSTENGFNVRATNLLVAGWFLLFSLPMLLLVRDRTAGHSLPAADGAASIGRAFQDLGRTFGRIREFKDFVRFLLARLVYNDGLITMMAFGGVYAAGTFGMDTSEVILFAISLNVTGGLGAFLFGLLDDRLGGRATVLWSLAGLFVCTFVAVVATSKAVFWVAVLISGLFIGPVQSASRSLMARFAPERYESEFFGFFAFSGKATAFLGPLLLGLITAGYGQRAGVSVVLAFFLVGGLLLLRVDEARGMQRAREAA, encoded by the coding sequence GTGGCGTCCTGGTGTCTCTACGACTGGGCCAACTCCGCCTTCACCACCCTGGTGGTGACCTTCATCTACGCGACCTACTTCACGCAGACGTTCGCCGAGAACGCGGACCGGGGCACGGTCCTGTGGTCGCGAGGGGTCACCACCAGCTCCCTGATCATCGCGCTGGTCTCACCGGTCCTGGGGGCGATGGCGGACCGCGGAGGGCACCGTCGCCGCTTCCTGGCAGCGGCAACCCTGATCTCGGTCGGGGCAACCGCCTGGCTCACCTTCGTCGTTCCGGGAAGCGGCAACGCCGTGCTGGCGGCTCTCGTCCTGTTCGTCGTCGCGAACATCGGCTTCGAGGTCGGCATGGTGTTCTACAACGCCTTCCTGCCACAGGTATCGACCCCAGCGACGATAGGCCGCATTTCCGGCATCGGCTGGGGCATCGGCTATGCGGGCGGCCTCGTCAGCCTTGTGCTGGCGCTGCTCGGACTGGTCGGGCTCGGCGACGCCCAGCCCTGGGTGTCATTGAGCACCGAGAACGGCTTCAACGTCCGCGCCACGAACCTCCTCGTCGCCGGGTGGTTCCTGCTCTTCAGTTTGCCGATGCTGCTGCTGGTGCGCGACCGAACGGCTGGCCACAGCTTGCCCGCCGCTGACGGCGCGGCCTCCATCGGCCGGGCCTTCCAGGATCTCGGACGCACCTTTGGCCGCATCCGCGAGTTCAAGGACTTTGTTCGCTTCCTGCTCGCTCGACTGGTCTACAACGACGGCCTGATCACGATGATGGCCTTCGGGGGCGTCTACGCCGCAGGGACGTTCGGGATGGACACGAGCGAAGTCATCCTCTTCGCCATCTCGCTCAACGTCACCGGCGGACTGGGCGCCTTCCTGTTCGGCCTCCTGGACGATCGGCTCGGCGGCCGCGCGACGGTGCTCTGGAGCCTGGCCGGCCTGTTCGTGTGCACCTTCGTCGCGGTCGTGGCAACGAGCAAGGCCGTGTTCTGGGTCGCGGTCCTGATTTCCGGCCTGTTCATCGGCCCCGTGCAGTCCGCGAGCCGGTCGCTGATGGCCCGCTTCGCGCCCGAGCGCTACGAGTCCGAGTTCTTCGGCTTCTTTGCCTTCTCCGGCAAGGCGACCGCCTTCCTCGGGCCGCTGCTGCTCGGGCTGATCACGGCCGGCTACGGGCAGCGCGCGGGCGTCTCGGTCGTCCTCGCCTTCTTCCTGGTCGGCGGCTTGCTGTTGCTGCGAGTTGACGAGGCGCGGGGCATGCAGCGGGCTCGCGAAGCCGCCTAG